A section of the Clostridium felsineum DSM 794 genome encodes:
- a CDS encoding DUF488 domain-containing protein: MKNLIYTVGCGNKSNEQLCDSLMNYNINCVVDIRNEPTKVEELKKILNKKGIYYIPMYNEFNLSEKVEEFFDFEAARISLSVKSGIERIENGLSKGFNIVIMGEEENPLNCNRGILISYILKNKGINIKHLISEDLVKCQKDLEDELLKFFGVKLIKKVAELSIKGIMKNKDLEMDEKDFTNEMIEEAYRIRYKEILKKNAGTYD; encoded by the coding sequence ATGAAAAATTTAATTTATACCGTAGGATGTGGAAATAAAAGTAATGAACAACTTTGTGATTCCCTAATGAATTATAACATTAACTGTGTTGTTGATATAAGAAATGAGCCTACAAAAGTAGAGGAATTAAAAAAAATTCTCAATAAGAAAGGTATATACTATATACCAATGTATAATGAATTTAATTTAAGTGAAAAGGTAGAGGAATTTTTTGATTTTGAAGCTGCAAGGATAAGTTTAAGTGTAAAAAGTGGTATAGAAAGAATAGAAAATGGACTTTCAAAAGGATTTAATATTGTAATCATGGGAGAAGAAGAGAATCCATTAAATTGTAATAGAGGAATTCTAATAAGTTATATACTAAAAAATAAAGGGATTAATATAAAACATTTAATTAGTGAAGATTTAGTTAAATGTCAAAAAGATTTGGAAGACGAGCTTTTAAAGTTTTTCGGTGTTAAATTAATAAAAAAGGTAGCTGAGCTATCAATAAAAGGTATAATGAAAAATAAAGATCTTGAAATGGATGAAAAAGACTTTACAAATGAAATGATAGAAGAGGCTTATAGGATAAGATATAAAGAAATATTAAAAAAGAACGCAGGAACATATGATTGA
- a CDS encoding DJ-1/PfpI/YhbO family deglycase/protease has protein sequence MANLIIFVEDEFEDIELLYPLYRLREAGYDVTLVGTGTKYNYTGTHGYIVDVDASAHQIDETNYDGIIIPGGYASYKLRVNDDVKRIVRHMKDNNKLLGVMCEGNYVLISAEVLDGYKVTCKECISDDVINAGGEYIRVGNWVDRNIITAKMQVNLPQFMNDIFEYLNK, from the coding sequence ATGGCTAATTTAATTATATTTGTAGAAGATGAGTTTGAGGATATAGAACTTTTATATCCTTTATATAGATTAAGAGAGGCTGGCTATGATGTGACTTTAGTTGGGACAGGAACTAAATATAATTATACAGGAACACATGGTTATATTGTTGATGTTGATGCTTCAGCACATCAAATTGATGAAACTAATTATGATGGCATTATAATTCCAGGAGGATATGCATCATATAAACTCAGGGTCAATGATGATGTAAAGAGAATAGTAAGGCACATGAAGGATAATAATAAACTTTTAGGTGTTATGTGTGAAGGGAATTATGTCCTTATATCAGCAGAAGTATTAGATGGATATAAAGTAACCTGCAAAGAATGTATAAGTGATGATGTTATTAATGCAGGTGGAGAATATATTAGAGTGGGAAATTGGGTTGACAGAAATATAATAACTGCAAAAATGCAGGTTAATTTACCACAATTTATGAATGACATTTTTGAGTATTTAAATAAATAA
- the gltX gene encoding glutamate--tRNA ligase produces the protein MAAKEIRTRFAPSPTGYMHIGNLRTALYTYLIAKHEDGKFILRIEDTDQERYVEDALAVIYKTLEMTGLKHDEGPDIGGPVGPYVQSERKGLYLDYAKKLVEKGEAYYCFCSKERLDMLKTNSETLKRPFKYDKHCLHLSKEEIEEKLNAGVPYVIRQNNPTDGSTTFDDVIYGRISVDNSELDDMILIKSDGYPTYNFANVVDDHLMGITHVVRGNEYLSSAPKYNRLYEAFDWDVPTYVHCPPIMKDAHSKLSKRNGDASFQDLIEKGYLKEAVLNYIALLGWNPEGTNEILSLEDMIKLFDYTHINKSPAVFDPVKLKWMNGEYVRKLSLDEFHSLALPYYKGVITKENIDLKKISELIQTRIEIFSDIPEMVDFFNELPDYDIEMYTHKKMKTNPEVSLESLTKSLPVIENIEDWNLESIENTIMNYIKDLGVKNGIVLWPLRTALSGKKFTPGGAFEIADLIGKEESIKRIKIGIEKLQK, from the coding sequence ATGGCTGCAAAGGAAATAAGAACACGTTTTGCACCTAGCCCTACAGGTTATATGCATATAGGAAACTTAAGAACAGCTCTATATACTTACCTTATTGCAAAGCATGAAGATGGTAAATTTATTTTAAGAATTGAAGATACAGATCAAGAAAGGTATGTAGAAGATGCATTAGCTGTTATCTATAAAACCCTTGAAATGACTGGTTTAAAACATGATGAAGGTCCTGATATAGGTGGTCCTGTTGGTCCATACGTACAAAGTGAAAGAAAAGGTCTTTACCTTGATTATGCAAAAAAATTAGTAGAGAAAGGTGAAGCTTACTACTGTTTTTGCTCTAAAGAAAGATTAGATATGCTAAAGACAAATTCAGAAACTCTAAAAAGACCATTTAAATATGATAAACATTGTCTTCATTTATCCAAAGAGGAAATTGAGGAAAAACTTAATGCTGGAGTACCTTATGTCATAAGACAAAATAATCCAACTGATGGTTCAACTACTTTTGATGATGTTATATATGGAAGAATTTCTGTTGATAACTCAGAACTTGATGATATGATTTTAATAAAGTCAGATGGATACCCAACTTACAACTTTGCTAACGTTGTAGATGATCATTTAATGGGCATAACTCATGTTGTACGTGGAAATGAGTATTTATCTTCTGCTCCAAAATACAATAGATTATATGAGGCTTTCGATTGGGATGTACCAACATATGTACATTGTCCTCCAATTATGAAAGATGCTCACAGTAAATTAAGTAAGAGAAATGGTGACGCTTCTTTCCAAGATTTAATTGAAAAAGGATATCTTAAAGAAGCAGTTTTAAATTATATTGCTCTTTTAGGTTGGAATCCTGAAGGAACTAACGAAATTTTATCTCTTGAAGATATGATTAAATTATTTGATTATACTCACATAAACAAATCTCCTGCTGTATTTGATCCTGTTAAATTAAAGTGGATGAATGGAGAATATGTAAGAAAGCTTAGTTTGGATGAATTCCACTCACTTGCACTTCCTTACTATAAGGGTGTTATAACAAAAGAAAATATAGACCTTAAAAAAATAAGTGAGTTAATTCAAACAAGAATAGAAATCTTTAGTGATATTCCCGAAATGGTAGATTTCTTTAATGAATTACCTGATTATGATATAGAGATGTATACTCATAAGAAAATGAAAACTAACCCTGAAGTATCTCTAGAAAGCTTAACAAAATCTCTTCCTGTTATTGAAAATATAGAAGATTGGAATTTAGAAAGTATAGAAAACACTATAATGAATTACATTAAAGATTTGGGCGTTAAAAATGGTATTGTATTATGGCCTTTAAGAACTGCTCTTTCTGGAAAGAAATTCACTCCTGGTGGTGCTTTTGAAATAGCCGATTTAATAGGTAAAGAAGAATCTATAAAAAGAATAAAAATAGGAATTGAGAAACTACAAAAATAA
- a CDS encoding prepilin-type N-terminal cleavage/methylation domain-containing protein codes for MKKRIKKEGFTLIELIIVIAILAILAAILIPSISQYKMRAEKSNIQASARTLGQAIDAYNAENTDNSIDTYDDSAETLIQNDIKPSKVPGCLKGKTKEEINDIASGKFTITKEDGINTTITISQN; via the coding sequence ATGAAAAAAAGAATAAAAAAGGAAGGTTTTACTCTCATAGAATTAATAATAGTAATAGCTATTCTTGCTATTCTAGCGGCTATTTTAATACCATCTATTTCGCAATATAAAATGAGAGCAGAAAAGTCAAATATACAAGCAAGTGCAAGAACTTTAGGTCAGGCTATTGATGCGTATAATGCAGAGAATACAGATAATAGTATAGATACTTATGACGATTCTGCTGAGACGCTTATTCAAAATGATATAAAGCCAAGTAAAGTTCCTGGTTGTTTAAAAGGTAAGACGAAAGAAGAAATTAATGATATTGCGTCAGGAAAGTTTACAATTACAAAGGAAGATGGGATAAATACAACAATTACAATATCACAAAATTAA
- a CDS encoding MetQ/NlpA family ABC transporter substrate-binding protein has product MKKKLLAALLSGAVLVGALTGCSSSGSSNSSSNDKKTIVVGATAVPHAEILNNVVKPILKKEGYTLKVKVFTDYVTPNTALNDGDLDANYFQHVPYLNTFNKEKHMDLTYTVKVHIEPMGLYSHKIKKLSELKDGDEIAVPNDSTNESRALKLLEENGVIKLKKADLVTKLDITENKKNIKIRELDAAQLPRVLGDVTAAIINSNYAIQANLNPTKDAIVSEPKDAPYANILAVRKQDKDKPYIKALNKALTSPEVKKYINDKYKGQIVPAF; this is encoded by the coding sequence ATGAAAAAGAAATTATTGGCAGCACTTTTGTCAGGAGCAGTTTTAGTTGGAGCATTAACAGGCTGCAGCAGTTCAGGTTCAAGTAATTCTAGTAGCAACGATAAAAAAACAATAGTAGTAGGGGCAACAGCAGTTCCACATGCAGAAATCTTAAATAATGTTGTAAAACCAATATTGAAAAAGGAAGGCTATACATTAAAGGTAAAAGTATTTACAGATTATGTAACTCCAAATACAGCACTCAATGATGGTGATTTAGATGCAAATTATTTTCAACATGTGCCTTACTTAAACACATTTAATAAGGAAAAACATATGGATTTAACATATACAGTTAAAGTTCATATTGAACCTATGGGCTTATATTCTCATAAAATTAAAAAATTAAGTGAACTTAAAGATGGAGATGAAATAGCTGTACCAAATGATTCAACAAATGAATCAAGAGCACTTAAATTATTAGAAGAAAATGGAGTAATAAAACTTAAGAAAGCTGATCTTGTTACTAAACTTGATATAACTGAAAATAAGAAAAATATAAAAATAAGAGAATTAGATGCAGCACAGCTTCCAAGAGTTCTTGGTGATGTAACAGCAGCAATAATTAACTCTAATTATGCAATACAGGCAAATTTAAATCCTACAAAAGATGCAATTGTTTCAGAACCTAAAGATGCACCATATGCTAATATCCTTGCAGTGAGAAAACAAGATAAGGATAAACCTTATATAAAAGCTTTAAATAAAGCATTAACATCTCCAGAGGTTAAAAAATATATTAATGATAAATATAAAGGTCAAATAGTACCTGCATTTTAA
- a CDS encoding D-alanyl-D-alanine carboxypeptidase family protein, with the protein MKRKLLSILLSAIFSLSISSTAMADANPPNIVGFSAVSIDAKTGEVIYAKNQDSKIFPASTTKLLTSIILNNKKKPTDYLYYSQSAKEQPEYSFDKNLHPLNVGEKLPSDVVLKSLLMYSANDMAYVIAANLVNKINAPTDEVKKDFSVLMNDEVKKLGLKNTHFVTANGLHDPDHYSTAYDMSRIAKTAFSMNWIFKTISTQKTTVTLNDGTNINLENSNKIINPKESVFDKTCIGGKTGYTDQAGRCLVTIFNRNNQKIIGVVMKSENDKNDLQVFKDMNNLINYSYSIKPTVLYNKNKVYKYKTITYKPLKYFGPTKTIKVPLLLKEDVTYYKNSLNDSEKKLTEKVSVDAWHLNKDKSIGTLTLKERDTTKQYKLYPKISTKEIVSSNNFMYLGSAAIFLVIVALLIFGINKFLKHRNNKNNIW; encoded by the coding sequence TTGAAACGTAAACTTTTATCTATTTTATTATCAGCAATATTCTCGTTATCTATTTCATCAACTGCAATGGCAGATGCAAATCCACCTAATATTGTAGGTTTTTCTGCTGTATCTATTGATGCTAAAACTGGTGAAGTTATTTATGCTAAAAATCAAGATTCCAAAATTTTTCCCGCAAGTACAACAAAATTATTGACTTCTATAATTTTAAACAATAAGAAAAAGCCAACTGATTACCTTTATTACTCTCAAAGCGCAAAAGAGCAGCCTGAATACTCTTTTGATAAAAATCTTCATCCTTTAAACGTAGGAGAGAAATTACCTAGTGACGTTGTACTAAAATCACTTTTAATGTATTCAGCAAATGATATGGCTTATGTAATAGCAGCGAATCTTGTAAATAAAATCAACGCTCCTACTGATGAAGTAAAAAAAGACTTTTCTGTTCTTATGAACGATGAGGTAAAAAAATTAGGATTAAAAAACACTCATTTTGTAACAGCAAATGGTCTTCATGATCCTGACCATTATTCAACTGCTTATGATATGAGTAGAATAGCGAAAACTGCTTTTTCAATGAATTGGATATTCAAAACAATATCTACTCAAAAAACTACAGTGACTCTAAATGATGGTACAAACATAAATCTTGAAAACTCAAATAAAATAATAAATCCTAAGGAATCTGTTTTTGATAAAACATGTATTGGTGGAAAAACAGGTTACACAGACCAGGCCGGACGATGCCTAGTAACTATATTTAATAGAAACAATCAAAAAATAATAGGCGTGGTAATGAAATCTGAGAATGATAAGAACGATCTTCAGGTATTTAAAGACATGAATAATCTTATTAACTACAGCTACAGCATAAAACCAACTGTTTTATATAATAAAAATAAAGTATATAAATATAAGACAATAACTTATAAACCTTTAAAATATTTCGGACCTACTAAAACTATAAAAGTTCCATTACTACTTAAAGAAGATGTAACTTATTATAAAAATTCTCTAAATGATTCTGAAAAGAAACTAACAGAAAAGGTCTCTGTTGATGCTTGGCATCTGAATAAGGATAAATCTATAGGAACTTTAACTTTAAAAGAAAGAGATACCACAAAACAATACAAGCTATATCCTAAAATTTCAACTAAAGAAATTGTATCTAGCAATAATTTTATGTACTTAGGAAGTGCTGCTATTTTCTTAGTTATTGTTGCTCTTTTAATTTTTGGTATAAATAAATTTTTAAAACATAGGAATAATAAAAATAATATTTGGTAA
- a CDS encoding ribonuclease H-like domain-containing protein produces the protein MIKRNAVTNIKIDEYVDRFKVEGENKIYSKALFFDLEHYVYKKPICIGVFGCAYYDEETKNLKTTQYMIENRKDSEEILKIAEEYFIKAKIKLKKEYIVTFSGNNDFTVVNYLFKKNNINMEVNKEFKSIDLQKEYEKVTKKCVGLKNLEKVFEINRESEIISGSTLAKTFGKIVKDEEYSLRMPEEKKDKILLYNRQDVESLFNMITTWNKYVKEVDDAEK, from the coding sequence TTGATTAAAAGAAATGCTGTAACAAACATAAAAATTGATGAATATGTTGATAGGTTTAAAGTGGAAGGCGAGAATAAAATATATTCTAAGGCGTTATTTTTTGATTTAGAGCATTATGTCTATAAAAAGCCTATATGCATTGGAGTGTTTGGGTGTGCATATTATGATGAAGAAACTAAAAATTTAAAGACAACTCAGTATATGATAGAAAATAGAAAGGATTCTGAGGAAATATTAAAAATTGCAGAAGAATACTTTATTAAAGCTAAAATTAAACTCAAAAAGGAATACATAGTTACATTTTCAGGTAATAATGATTTTACAGTTGTAAATTATTTATTTAAAAAAAACAATATAAATATGGAGGTGAATAAAGAATTTAAGAGTATTGATTTACAAAAGGAATATGAAAAGGTTACTAAAAAATGTGTTGGACTTAAAAATTTAGAAAAAGTATTTGAAATAAACAGAGAAAGTGAGATTATAAGTGGATCTACACTAGCAAAGACTTTTGGAAAAATTGTTAAGGATGAGGAATACTCTTTAAGAATGCCTGAAGAGAAAAAAGACAAGATACTCCTTTATAATAGACAGGATGTTGAAAGCTTATTTAATATGATTACCACGTGGAACAAATATGTGAAGGAAGTGGATGATGCTGAAAAGTAG